The following DNA comes from Methanobacterium sp..
TTTCTAAACAAATCAGAGATTAAAGCATGAAAAAAAGAAATTGGTACTAAAAATGTCCCTAAAATCATGCTTAACTCATATAATAAACTGTTTCTGGGATCGGGCTTACCCCTAAATCGGTTAAAAAAAGAGCTCCAAGCAATACCGTAAGTATTTCCTATCATAATAGTACGAATCGAACCGAGAATTCCTGTTGCTCTGGATATCCCAT
Coding sequences within:
- a CDS encoding carboxymuconolactone decarboxylase family protein, which codes for GISRATGILGSIRTIMIGNTYGIAWSSFFNRFRGKPDPRNSLLYELSMILGTFLVPISFFHALISDLFRKPIISF